The following coding sequences are from one Lolium rigidum isolate FL_2022 chromosome 6, APGP_CSIRO_Lrig_0.1, whole genome shotgun sequence window:
- the LOC124663583 gene encoding protein NUCLEAR FUSION DEFECTIVE 4-like, producing the protein MSSPSSAHWVSLVGSIWLQTINGPNADFPVYSSQLKELKGISQVQLNFLAFASDAGKLFGWFSGVAALHVPLWLVAFVGAAFGLVGYGVQYLFLDSAGLRFWHLFLLTALAGNGICWINTVCYLLCIGNFGSRSRVAVSLATSYLGLSAKVYTSLAETMPRLADSKAKAYLLLNAVVPMIVTVAVAPTLRLFDLKGESMSTTDTALLVMFAITLATGACAVVGSIGSTASGLSSSEHMVSLSVLLAIPVLIPVALRVRESMNKILEAKRENRIHDLGSDDAVVVIEMTDAITTKEEETVAAEMPQEEVGGLQLLKKPDFWLYFFSYMFSGTLGLVFLNNLGQIAESRGLEQTSTLVSLSSSFGFFGRLLPSFMDYYSAKSGHSISRTASMASLMAPMAGAFFLLLNPENFFLYASTAIIGTCTGAITSVAVSATSELFGSKNFGVNHNILVSNIPVGSLCFGYFAAFLYQREAAARGGATCSGASCYRETFTIWGATCVVGTLLCVVLYVRSRSFAGRLPVRLANLLGARQRA; encoded by the exons atgtcttctccttcctcggCCCACTGGGTGAGCCTCGTGGGCAGCATCTGGCTGCAGACCATCAACGGCCCCAACGCCGACTTCCCCGTCTACTCGTCGCAGCTCAAGGAGCTCAAGGGCATCTCCCAGGTGCAGCTCAACTTCCTGGCCTTCGCCTCCGACGCCGGCAAGCTCTTCGGCTGGTTCTCGGGCGTCGCCGCGCTGCACGTGCCGCTCTGGCTCGTCGCCTTCGTCGGCGCCGCCTTCGGCCTCGTTGGCTACGGCGTGCAGTACCTCTTCCTCGACAGCGCCGGGCTCCGGTTCTGGCACCTCTTCCTACTCACCGCCCTCGCCGGGAACGGCATCTGCTGGATCAACACCGTCTGCTACCTCCTCTGCATCGGCAACTTCGGGTCCAGGAGCCGCGTCGCCGTCAGCCTCGCCACCAGCTACCTCGGCCTCAGCGCCAAGGTCTACACCAGCCTCGCTGAGACCATGCCCCGCCTGGCCGACTCCAAAGCCAAGGCGTACCTGCTCCTCAATGCCGTCGTGCCGATGATCGTCACCGTGGCTGTGGCGCCCACCCTCAGGCTCTTCGACCTCAAGGGCGAGTCGATGTCGACCACCGACACTGCATTGCTCGTCATGTTCGCCATCACGCTCGCCACCGGCGCGTGCGCCGTCGTCGGCAGCATCGGGTCTACAGCCAGCGGGCTGTCGTCGAGCGAGCACATGGTCAGCCTCAGCGTGCTGCTGGCCATTCCCGTGCTCATCCCGGTCGCTCTCAGGGTCCGGGAGAGCATGAACAAGATACTGGAGGCCAAGCGGGAGAACAGGATCCACGATCTCGGCAGCGACGACGCCGTGGTTGTCATCGAGATGACGGACGCCATAACCACCAAGGAGGAAGAGACCGTGGCGGCGGAGATGCCCCAGGAGGAGGTCGGGGGACTGCAGCTGCTCAAGAAGCCGGACTTCTGGCTCTACTTCTTCAGCTACATGTTCAGTGGCACCCTGGGTCTCGTCTTCTTGAACAATCTGGGGCAGATCGCCGAGTCGCGAGGTCTCGAGCAGACTTCAACTCTGGTCTCCCTGTCGTCTTCGTTTGGATTCTTCGGTCGCCTCCTTCCCTCTTTCATGGACTACTACTCTGCAAA AAGCGGCCACTCCATATCAAGAACTGCGTCCATGGCATCGTTGATggcgcccatggccggcgccttcTTCCTGCTGCTGAACCCTGAAAACTTCTTCCTGTACGCGAGCACCGCCATCATCGGGACGTGCACGGGGGCGATCACGTCGGTGGCCGTGTCGGCAACGAGCGAGCTGTTCGGCAGCAAGAACTTCGGCGTCAACCACAACATCCTGGTGTCCAACATCCCCGTCGGCTCCCTCTGCTTCGGCTACTTCGCGGCGTTCCTGTACCAGCGCGAGGCCGCCGCGCGCGGGGGCGCCACCTGCTCCGGCGCCAGCTGCTACCGGGAGACCTTCACCATCTGGGGCGCCACCTGCGTGGTCGGGACGCTGCTCTGCGTCGTGCTCTACGTGCGGTCGCGCAGCTTCGCCGGGAGGCTGCCGGTGAGGTTAGCTAACTTGCTAGGCGCTAGACAGAGGGCTTAA